The following DNA comes from Solanum stenotomum isolate F172 chromosome 11, ASM1918654v1, whole genome shotgun sequence.
CTTGATGCTGCTGGTGGAAGGCGGCAGGTATCCTGTGGGATTACATTGGATATGCCGTTGTACCAACTATTATTGCACCGAGGGTATGGCCTAGTGGGGAGTGAGTTAAGAACCATGAGATCTTAGGTTCAAATTCCAGCTACAGAgtcaaaaacactaggtgatttcttcctatCTATGTTAGTCTTGGTGAATAAAGTTACCTGGTACCTGTTGCTCGTAGGAGGTGGCAGGTATATGTGCGCAAGCTTGAATAAGTGTTCTTAGTCTTTTTCTTGATAGTAGTATTTGGGAAGCTCTGGTCAGCTATTTGTGAAAAGATCCCATTTTAACTGCAGGGTATTCTGGTTTCAACACCGACTACTGACTCCTCCGGCCGATTCCTCCTCGACGATGGCACAGGGGTCATTGAAATCCAACTTCTCAGCGACTTCCTCACACTTTCTTGGGTGAAAGGTCAGTAATTGTGAAGGGAAATTACACATACCTCCCATGAGGTTTCAAATATTACACAAACAAACCCCTTCCTTCAAATTTTGTGTGTTAGACATATTTTGCTTAAATCATTTGATCTACTAATGCAAAGATTTGCTGGGAGtagtttgatttatttttttaagtatcAAAACTATTGGTAACtttatttaatcttttcatGTTGCTTTTAACTCCTTGAAATGATATCCTATTTAATTTTAAGCTTGTCTGTCCCTCATTATTTTGTAGATACTTTAGCTGTTCTCTACTTTTGACTTTTTGCTTTCATAAATTTGGAGTTATTAAGAAAAGTCAAATGCGTCAATGAAAGGATTAATTTCTTGATCtaatataattaagttaatttataaACGGCTAATCAGTCTACTTATAAACTGTCAAAGGTCTGTGAAATATTTGGAATCATGGGGAACTCTATGATACAGGTTGAGATCTCAAGGGATCATGTCTAATCATCCCTTTATTATTATGTTCCTAGTATTTTTACAGTTGTTCTCTACTAATAAATCTGTACTTGTGCTTGCCTTATTTTTGAACAGGAATGTATGTTATGGTTGTTGGACTGTATTTTGTCCAAAAAGGCAGCCTCCCTTTAGTTAAGGTAAAAAAGGATAACCTTTCCCTCTAAGTGACTTTCCACTTCATTCATGTTAAATTAGGATTTTTCTTGTGTTAACTTGCTTTAGTGTGGTTAAACATTTTGGTTTGAGCTTATTCGGGGTGTTGCATCATTGACTGCATCAATTGATTAAATTCGTTAATCTGTTAATGGCAATGTTGTTTTTGAGGGTGATTGCCCAgctaaaagtaaaataatttcatGTATTCTAAATTCATCTCCAATCTACTACAAAACAAAGTTCTGCATTTGGTGTAATGCTCCTGAGTCCCCAAGTTCTTAATCCTGATCTCTAATACTGAATTCTTATTAGTTTAGTACAATATCAAGGTTTACTTTTACTCTCAACCTTAGCAATCAAGGTGGCTTGCATAGCATGAATAGGAACCTATAAAAGCAATGGTTGTGAAGCACAACTGCACAAGTAAATCTTGTCTCTAAAGACAATAAGGCAAATGGAGGGGTTGCTTTTGAGGGAGGGGGAACGAGAAATATGTAACTATTACTCCACTCCATCTGTCAGTGTTCTTGTTCAATTGAATAAGAGACTCATTAATGATGAGAAAATCTGGAAGAGGTTCTGATGAGAAGAGTTGCAACTAGACAAGACCTAGCTTTTGTAACTATGTTATGCTGTTTGAACCAATGTCAGTGAAAAGTTGAATTCAACCATATCAGCATTGTGGAATCATTCGTCATATCAGAATCGTATGCTACTACACTTTGGAATTGGTCAATCAAATCTTTACCTTCCATTAAGTGCAAAGAGTAGCTTAGTTTTTGAATCATGTTGCATCTTTTATGCATTAGTCCAAGCTCTATAGCAGAAAGCTGAAACGGCTTACCTATGTTTGTTGCATTAAGCTCTTAGTAGCGGCTGGTGGGCTAGCCCTTTTGAAAGCTTAGTAGCTGCAAGACCTGTCAAGTTCCCACTTAATTGTGCCAATGTAGTGCACTCGGTAGCATTCCTATCTTCCTAGGCTTTTCTCTGAGCTGTTCAAGCCATTCAGGGTTAAAACAGAATGACTTGTATCGTGTTTCTTCCTAGTGTGATTTAGCAGATTATGATATATATTCCTTTTCAGCATATTCGTCATTGGGATATTCTATGTTGCTGTAGTGGAGGACCTGTGGATATGTTCACCTGTATAAGACAGACGTACTATGATAGACTTCCATCTCAGAGATCCACAAGCTACCTGGCAACAATACCATCAAGCATGCTGTAGAGTGCCAATGCTATTGATGCCAATAATACTGTGTAGATTTATGCTAACGCTGTGGGAACTCCAAATACCAAATTAATGTAAAACCTAATACTCATCCTTCGAGGTTACTGATTCTCTGTCTAATTTAGTGGTGGGGCTTGGGACTGTGGAAGGAATTGTCTGATTGTTACTCATGGAATAATATTAATATCGCAAGAGAATGAATGGTGACCGGAGAAAATAGTGGTAGAAATTTGTCTCCGAAAGTGGAGGGGCTTCAGAGGGCAGAAGGAATTGTCTCTGTTACTCATGGAATAGTATAAATATGCAAAAGAATGAATGGGTGTCTGGAGAAAATAGTGGTAGGAAATTCGTCTTTGTAGTTAAACCATCTATTCCGCCCTATTGTTTCTGTAAACATTGCCCTAAGTTATACTAAAGTGCTTTTTGAAAGAGAGAAAGGTATGTTGAGCTCATTTATATTCTCTATGCCTTTGTCGTCAGGCAATATAGTTCAACTTTATAAGGAATGGTGTAGCTGTGTCACTCCTGGAATATTATAAATAGCACCAGAAGAATGCTCACCAGAAAACTTAGTGCTAGAATCAATTTTCTTTGTCGTTGAACCATCTTTCATTTGCCATACTCTTGTTACTACAAACGTTGcacaacaacaagaacaacaacatatccaatgtaGTCCACAAAGTGAGGTCTATGGATGGTAAAGTGTATGCAAACCTTTCCCCCACCTTAGAGGTAGAGAGCTTGTTTCTGATTGACCATCGGCTCAAGAAAAAACAGTCCAAAGCAAATCCAGAAAAAGAAGTAATTGAACTACAAAAAacaacatataataacaaaaaacaacaaatagtaaCAGAACATAAACTATGATAATCGAGGAACAAGGGACAACAGATAGTAATAGAAATCGAAGGACAAGAAACTATTTGAGCAATACTAAGACTACAAATACAAACGGATAGCAAGACAACGCCATTGTTATCTACTAACCTTTTACCCTAATCCGTGCTCCACACCTCCGATCCAAGGTCATGTCTTTGATAAGCTGAAATTGCAGcatgtcctgtctaatcactTCTGCCCAATACTTCTTCGGTCTACCTCTACCACTCCTGAAACCATTCCTAGCCAACCTCCGTACTGGGGCATCCGTGCATCTCCTCTTGACATGTCTAAACCATTGCATCTTGTCCTCCACCTTGTCCGGATATACTCATTTCTAATCCTATATCTCCTAGTAGGCGCACACATCCACTGCGGTGAAGTAATAACTAGAGTGATTTTGGAAGAGAGTAAAGGTATTCTGAGCTCATTGATTGTTGGTCTAGCAGTATAGATCAATTTTAGAATCATTGTTTTGCATTAAACATGAGCTTGCACTTGGGTGAAACAATAGTCAtctttgttattgttattattgataGAACAGAAGCTAAAGCATTTTCAGACCATTTCAATTCAGCTGTTTTGAATTATCAATATTCATACCAAACGGTCCAGTTTGGCAGTGTATTGAAGAAGCATTCATGCTGTAATCTGATAGAAGGCCATATTTTCTGTACCCATTCCTTCACTGAGGTAGAATGTGTGCAGTCTACAAACTAGATCACCAAATTAACCTATCAGACAAGAATTAAGATTGCTTGCTCAGCATAAAGAAATGTATACAACATGAATATATGTTTTAGATGGAGGGCAAGATAGTTTTCGTGGAAGATTGTACTCCTTCTGGCTTCTTAATCTTATCAGAATGTAGTACTTCCACACCTTTCTGCACCAAACAAGAGCAGACAATGATTATCTTACGATCGAAAAACTATTAGCTGAGCTTGGTGCTTTCTTGCTGATTTTAAACCttgtgaaaaaattgaaaacaatgTTTGTTAGTGGATTATTACTCGAAAATCTGCAGAGCAAGTATATTTTGTTCTTAAGTCTACGTGTATTAACATAGCCTTCTGTGAATATACATTGCTGTACTAGGTTTACGATGTCTCTTGTTTTCTGTTGTTAACTTCTTATATGATATTCCTAAGCATCTTCTCCCTTTTCAGATACACAAAATTGTTGATCTTTCACCATTTCCTGACCGAGAATCAATGTGGTACCTAGAAGTTATTGAGGTATTTAAACTCTTCTACCAACCTCTATTTGAAGAGTAATAAAGAGTTAAAGGCAGCAAGAAAAGGGACATCATACAAGATCTTGTATGATTGTACCAAATGGAGTTCTAGTTCATATATAACTAATAACCTTTTTAGGGGCAGTTATGCTACATTCTCTCCGTTTCAATTTCTTtatcttactttcctttttagtccgtttaaaaaagaatgttcattttctttttcaaacttccgactagtttttttttccaaccAAAATTGTCATCCATTAATTCACTACGGATACAATATAGTCAAAGGATCGTACAACTTGGGACTAGTCTTTCCCAAGAAAATCCAGATAGCAAAGAAGTTGAAAACTTAGCTACTAAATTTTCTACTAATTGTTTTACTACAAATCATTGTCAGCACCTCCCCCAGCTATTTCTTACAAGCATAGTGACTGAACATTATAGTCTcttgatttaaattttgaaatagagCAAGAGCAAGGTAAAAAGGAAATAGTTGGTTATATGAGCTGGGGTGAGGGTCTATTGGAAATAGTTTTTCTACTCCATAAAAGTATGGGTAGGGTTTATATACACTCCACCCTCCCTAGATTCTACTTGTGAAATTATATCGGTTATGTTATTGTGAAGtgtttcatattttaaaactaGAGATGTTTTCAATTTCattcatcaaaatataatgtattaaaCTATATGCTATGCATTTTTTTGAAACATTAAATTTATTGCGCTCTCTATTTTAACTTGTttgtctatttattttttttgtctgtttcaaaaaggacttttttttttcttttttttttcaattcacgAGATGACAGATTGAGATGTTTTgttccctctgtcccattttatgtgacactttatTCTTTTTAGTTCGTTCAAAAAAGAATGTCATTTTactataatttgaaataatttaactttaaaatattcattttatccttaatgaaatgattttcaATCACACAAACATCTAAGGATCGTTTTAGATCATAAATTtcagaagtttttttttttttaaacaccATGTTAAGTCAAAcgatgtcacataaaatgagataatGTATAACGTTTTGAAGGTGTAGCAATCAAGAAGTGTCATAAATGTAGGGTGTGTTCCGTAGGTAGGAGGGAAAATATTTTCGTAGTAAATtggttaaaaaatttaaaaggagtatctttatataaaaataaagaaaataacattcctaacaaaaatattatataaaaaaataagccGCACTGTCTCCTCTTCATcctcacaagtcacaaccaCCTCCCCCACCAAATCCCAACTCCTCCATTGTCCCATGCCCCACCGCCTACCCTCCACTCCTGCAACACTGCCCTAGCCCCTGCGCTCCCTTCCTTATTACCCCATTCtcataattttgtttaatataGATCCGTCACGATAGATTTGTCTATCTCTAGTCTTGGCTAAAGACATATTtaatattagttgatcattatattaaaaatagttatttcatattagttgatcaccatacgaaattaagaaagaattaatttttttttctatattactcttacaaataatttttttgaaagtgttCACATTTAGTTGTCAAATTCTCAAGAAATTTTTGAAGAGATTCTTATTTATAATATCTTAAGCACTGTACAAAATAGAAAAGCGATGAACATGTGGCTCGAATCCAATGCAAAAcattagagaaaaaaaagtgtAGATGAACACACAATTTTCAAAAAGTCTCAAGTATCATGCAAGCATTAAATGATTGATTTTACATTAGAATGTGTGATATATAAGTCAAACAGAAACAACTGTTACATCAGTTCTCCAAACCTCCCTTCTTAATGAAGCATCCCGCATTACATTGGTTTCAAAAAAAGTGCCGCATTCCAAGAGGATGCAGTGTAAGTGGCATACTTTGACACCAATATTAATGACGAATTGAATTTCGTAGGTAGAGATGAATCACCAAAACACAAATTTAGCATTTGTtcgaaattttgaaaaataattgtattttaaaagggaaaaacatTTTGATATATAGAATGATTCGGTACTTATTTCATCCATGACAAAAGGTTTTAAGCATGCACAAACTAACCACCGTTATTTGAcggaaaaaaataatctatctaGTGATGTGGGCAACAAAAGATTCCATTTCCTTGTGAGTTACTCCACCCTCCATCACTGCCAACTTCACTGCTTCCCTGAGCGCTGTAGCTTTCCGTTTCATCTCCTCTCCCTCCGGAGACGCCATTAACGTTCTCACAACTTTTTCAACAGTTTCTGCAGGCACCACTTCCTTTCTTCGCTCCCATTCTCTCACTGGTATACCAATTTTCAATCCTTCAGTTATGAACAACGCATTTCTAGGCTGATCAGAATGCATTGGCCACGCCACTATTGGCACTCCCATTGAAATACTTTCTATACAAGAATTCCATCCGCAATGACTCATAAATCCGCCTGTTGACGGGTGTCCTAAAATTTCCAATTGTGGTGCCCAATCTCTCATTACAAGTCCTCTTTCCGATACCCTCTTCTCATATCCTTCAGGCAATTGATATTTTCGAACTTCACCGGAGAATATATCTCCTTTATCTGCGTCCCTGAGGACCCAGATAAATCTCTGTTGACTTACTTCCAGCCCAATAGCTAGCTCTCTGATTTCATCTTCGGATAACGAAGTCGTTGAA
Coding sequences within:
- the LOC125844549 gene encoding uncharacterized protein LOC125844549 — protein: MDYNLAALKVFCSQLNNAKATTTQQSQAAFTLSGILFQRVWLQGILVSTPTTDSSGRFLLDDGTGVIEIQLLSDFLTLSWVKGMYVMVVGLYFVQKGSLPLVKIHKIVDLSPFPDRESMWYLEVIEVFKLFYQPLFEE